A single window of Apium graveolens cultivar Ventura unplaced genomic scaffold, ASM990537v1 ctg164, whole genome shotgun sequence DNA harbors:
- the LOC141700029 gene encoding chlorophyllide a oxygenase, chloroplastic → MCSIATAAALSLPISFSPYSKSISKRGFKAGFRVFAILGDENGLVDKKNPWAAIFEVEQPRFKVTHVQGKFVDVNEALEVARFDIQYCDWRARQDLLTIMLLHEKVVDVLNPLAREYKSIGTVKKELAELQQELAQAHRQVHISEARVGAAVDKLAYMEELVNDRLLQDRSVTETDGLSPAPSTSAESLETVKKKVPRKSLNVSGPVQPYHPGLKNFWYPVAFTSDLKDDTMVPMDCFEEPWVLFRGKDGKPGCIKNTCAHRACPLDLGSINEGRIQCPYHGWEYATDGTCEKMPSTKFVNVKLKALPCFEQEGMIWIWPGSDPPAATIPSLQPPAGFKIHAEIVMELPVEHGLLLDNLLDLAHAPFTHTSTFAKGWSVPSLVKFLTPASGLQGYWDPYPIDMEFKPPCIVLSTIGISKPGKLEGQSTSQCATHLHQLHVCLPSSKNKTRLLYRMSLDFAPILQYVPFIDHLWRHFAEKVLNEDLRLVLGQQDRMIKGENIWNMPVSYDKLGVRYRLWRDAVDRGVKQLPFSS, encoded by the exons ATGTGCTCCATTGCTACAGCTGCTGCTCTATCTCTACCTATATCTTTCTCTCCATATTCCAAGTCTATTTCCAAAAGG GGTTTCAAAGCTGGATTCAGGGTGTTTGCTATATTAGGGGATGAAAACGGTCTGGTGGACAAGAAAAACCCTTGGGCTGCTATTTTTGAAGTGGAACAGCCCCGGTTTAAAGTCACTCATGTTCAAGGGAAGTTCGTGGATGTAAATGAAGCTCTAGAAGTGGCTAGATTCGACATACAATATTGTGATTGGCGAGCTCGGCAGGATCTGCTTACAATCATGCTTCTTCATGAAAAG GTTGTTGATGTATTGAACCCTCTGGCCCGAGAATACAAATCCATTGGCACTGTTAAAAAGGAACTTGCAGAGCTTCAACAAGAGCTTGCACAAGCACACAGACAG GTCCATATATCTGAAGCTCGGGTTGGTGCTGCAGTAGATAAGCTAGCTTACATGGAAGAATTGGTGAATGATAGGCTGTTACAAGATAGAAGTGTAACAGAAACCGACGGACTATCCCCTGCCCCCAGTACTTCTGCAGAAAGTCTGGAGACTGTTAAGAAAAAGGTGCCCAGGAAAAGTCTAAATGTGTCTGGTCCAGTCCAACCTTACCATCCCGGTCTGAAGAACTTTTGGTATCCAGTTGCTTTCACTTCGGACCTGAAAGATGACACTATG GTCCCAATGGATTGTTTTGAAGAACCTTGGGTCTTATTTCGGGGAAAGGATGGAAAACCGGGATGCATAAAGAACACCTGTGCACACAGAGCATGCCCACTTGATCTTGGTTCAATCAACGAGGGTAGAATCCAATGCCCATATCATG GATGGGAATATGCAACAGATGGTACGTGTGAGAAAATGCCATCCACAAAGTTTGTTAATGTCAAGTTAAAAGCATTGCCATGCTTTGAGCAAGAAGGAATGATATGGATTTGGCCCGGCAGTGACCCTCCTGCAGCCACTATTCCCTCATTGCAACCTCCTGCTGGTTTTAAGATACATGCTGAG ATTGTCATGGAACTTCCGGTGGAACATGGGCTCCTCTTAGATAACCTCCTGGATCTTGCACATGCACCGTTCACTCATACTTCAACTTTTGCCAAGGGATGGAGTGTTCCCAG TTTGGTAAAATTCTTGACACCTGCATCTGGTCTCCAAGGATACTGGGACCCTTATCCGATAGATATGGAATTTAAGCCACCTTGTATTGTTTTATCAACGATTGGAATTTCGAAACCAGGAAAATTGGAGGGGCAGAGCACCAGCCAGTGCGCTACACATCTTCACCAACTTCACGTCTGTTTGCCATCATCTAAGAACAAGACAAGGTTATTATACAGAATGTCTTTGGATTTTGCTCCCATACTCCAGTACGTTCCTTTCATCGATCACTTGTGGAGGCATTTTGCAGAGAAG GTTTTGAATGAGGATTTACGGCTTGTTCTTGGGCAACAGGACAGAATGATCAAAGGGGAAAATATATGGAATATGCCAGTATCCTACGATAAGCTAGGAGTGAGATACAGATTATGGAGAGATGCTGTGGACCGAGGAGTCAAACAATTACCCTTCAGCAGTTAA